A stretch of Dyella sp. BiH032 DNA encodes these proteins:
- a CDS encoding glutathione S-transferase family protein, whose amino-acid sequence MSITITAFDRSPDRGMGLARDTRVRWALEETGQPYDVRLVSPKAMKEPEHLALHPFGQIPTYEEGDLVLFESGAIIFHLAQRYPGLLPKDADARARAITWMFAALNTVEPPILDLVIVRITEGDKPWAADRLPLVQERIRARLKLLVARLGDAEWLDGEFSAGDLVMVSVLLRLRPSGMLDEFPSLAAYVARGEARPAYKRAFAAQWAINAPEPQAS is encoded by the coding sequence ATGAGCATCACCATCACTGCCTTTGACCGCTCCCCCGACCGCGGCATGGGTCTGGCGCGCGACACTCGCGTCCGCTGGGCGTTGGAAGAGACGGGCCAGCCCTACGACGTGCGCCTAGTGTCGCCCAAGGCGATGAAGGAGCCCGAACACCTGGCGCTCCATCCGTTCGGGCAGATTCCGACCTATGAGGAAGGCGACCTCGTGCTGTTCGAATCCGGCGCGATCATTTTCCATCTCGCCCAGCGCTACCCTGGCCTGCTGCCGAAGGATGCCGACGCCCGGGCGCGAGCCATCACCTGGATGTTCGCCGCACTCAATACCGTCGAGCCGCCGATCCTCGACCTCGTCATCGTGAGAATCACCGAGGGCGACAAGCCGTGGGCGGCGGACCGCCTGCCGCTGGTGCAGGAGCGCATCCGGGCCCGGCTGAAGCTGCTGGTCGCCCGGCTGGGCGATGCCGAATGGCTCGATGGCGAGTTCAGCGCGGGCGACCTGGTGATGGTGTCGGTACTGCTGCGCCTGCGTCCGTCGGGGATGCTGGACGAATTCCCGAGCCTGGCCGCCTACGTCGCCCGCGGCGAAGCGCGTCCTGCTTACAAGCGCGCCTTCGCCGCCCAATGGGCGATCAATGCGCCGGAGCCGCAGGCCAGCTGA
- a CDS encoding VOC family protein, producing MEKVAGIGGFFFRAQDPAALGRWYLDHLGIALTPTAADSPVWEQEAGETVFSPFPEKTEYFGDAAKQWMINFRVHDLEKMVAQLRKAGIDVEVNPDYSFGRFARLRDPEGNPIELWQPT from the coding sequence ATGGAAAAAGTCGCCGGTATTGGAGGGTTCTTCTTCCGGGCGCAGGATCCCGCGGCACTGGGCCGCTGGTACCTGGATCATCTGGGCATCGCCCTGACGCCCACCGCCGCGGACTCGCCCGTCTGGGAGCAGGAAGCCGGCGAAACCGTCTTCAGCCCGTTTCCCGAGAAGACGGAATACTTCGGCGACGCCGCCAAGCAATGGATGATCAACTTCCGCGTGCACGACCTGGAAAAGATGGTCGCGCAGCTGCGCAAGGCCGGCATCGACGTCGAGGTGAACCCCGACTACTCCTTCGGCCGCTTCGCCCGCCTGCGCGACCCGGAGGGCAATCCGATCGAGCTGTGGCAGCCGACGTGA